The genomic DNA CTGCGAGGATCAATGTCCCAAAAAAGCGGGGCTTGTACGCGATCATGGTTGGGACCCCGGTTTGCGAAAGGGTTGAAGGCCGAGTTGGCTGCGTTCCTCGTTGATGAGCCGCATCAGATTCGGCACTTGCTCCCATCGGACCATCTCCATGCCGAGCGGCAGATCGGCGTCGTGAATGCGGGCCCCTCTGGTAGTCGGACGCCTCAATGGAATCGTCACATAGGTCTCGGGGCGGTCCCGATCACGCGGATCCCGGGGCGGACGATCCACAACTGGGACATCACGACCGTAGTAGGCTGCATATCCGGGCGTGTATGCCGGGTAATACACCTTGAGCTTGGGCTCAAGGATCCATCCAAAGGGTGTGAAGTGTGTACGGTGTGGAATCGCGAACTGCCCATTGCCATCGCTGAGGGTTTCGTAGACATCCCAATCGCCCTCGGCTACCTCCGGCCCAGTCGGCATTTCACGCGTCCAGATGGCGACCACGGCCGCACCAGCGACGGGCCGACCGGTTTCGGCATCGACGACTTGGCCGCTGTATGGACCACTCGAATAGACCAAGTGTCCGCAGCCTGCGGCCAGGCTGAACGCCACCCCCAGCAGCAGACAGACACTCGCACTGCTCCTCCAGCCCATGACGAGCCTCCTAAAAGAAATGCAGCCGCCAGACGCCGTCTGCGTCGCGCACGAAGAGCACCAGGTGGCCAATGGGCTGCCCGTTGTCGATCCGGGTCATGTTCAATTCGGCCCACTCACCGTCGAAGGACACGAGACTGATATCGGTCAGGACTGAGTCGATCTGGCTCAAGGGAATCGTGAGGTTGCTCAGCAGCGTTTGGTAGCTGTCACGTTTTCTCATTGCGATGGATTCGACGGCGGTCGTGAGCGCCCCGCGACGGAGCGCATCCTTGAACCCGATCCACCGCGCCTGCAGGAATGCCACGAGCGCCGCCCGATCCAACACCTGGATGATGGCCGCGGCGTTGGTCTGAGTGCGCTGGCTGTCGGTGACGGCCACGCTCGCCACGTAGAGTCCCGGCTGGGAGTAGGTGAAACTCTGCCCGTCGAGGCTCGCGCCCTGGAAATCCACGGAGCCGTTGCCGTCGATGTCGAGCGCGACCTGGGTCACGGGGCGAGGCGCCGATACCGAGAAGGTGACCTGGAGGGGCGCGATGCCGCTCTCGGGATTTGGGCGGAGGACGACGGCATCGGAAGGATTTCCGGTAACGCCGATGGGGATGGTGCTGCTCGTCGTGGCTCCGGTGACGGTGGTCGCCACGGCGATCAGCTGCGTGGTGCTTTGGTCCACAGACACCAACGCGGCGAACGCGCTCCCGTGCACCGCCGCGGGGCGCCCGTTGACGGCGACCCCGACATCTTTGCCGCCCGCATTCACACTCCCGCGCACCAGGAGCAGGCCGGCCTGAACGGTGGCGCCTGCCGGGGGTGAGGTCACCTGGATGCTCAGCGTGCTGACGGTGAAGCTCTGCTGGGCGGGAGTGGGATCCTCGTTGCCGGCCAGGTCCCGGGCCTTGACCTCGAAGGTGTGCCCGCCGGGAGTGAGACCGCTGAGCAGAATCTGTGTGCTGGGGTCGAAGGCCGAGTAGGGTCCGCCGTCGAGCCGCCAGGCGTATTGGAGGCGGGCGACGGACACGAGGTTGTCCGTGCCGGTGACGGTGAAGGTGGCGGACGTGTCGGTGATGGGGCCGCTGGGCCCTGCCGTGATTTGCGTGTCGGGCGGAGTGTTGTCCACGATCACCGCGCGCGTCGCTGCGGCAGTGTTGCCCGCCTGATCGGTCGCTGTCGCGGTCAGCGTCTGGGCGCCGTCGAGGATACCGCTTGTGTTCCAGCTCGCTGTTGCCGTCACCGACGGGGCCGGAGGCGCCGGGCTGAGGGTAACCGTGAGGGACTGGCCACCCGCGCTCACGACAAGGCTCGTCACAGCGCTGCCTCCACCCCCGCTCGCCTGGGCCTGCACGGTCACCGTCTGGCGCACGTAGGCGTTGCCGAGAGGTGTGACGAAGGTGATGACGGGCAGCTGGTTGTCGTGGGCGATGCTCGCCTGCGCCGGGGCGCTCGTGAGCCCGTTTCCGAGCCGCGCCGTGGCAAACACCTCGAGCGTGTTCTTGGCGTTCAACGCCAGCGGCGACGCCAGTGAGAAGGCGCCCCTGTTGTCCGAAAAACCCGTGATCGCGGTCGTCGCGTCGTTGACGAAGAGATCTACGCGGGCGAAGGGCACGGCGGTGCCGCTCACGGTCAGCGGAGAGTCTCTGGTGAAAGCCGGCAGCCCCGCGAGGCTGGGGGCCGGGGGCGCGCGGAACCGCAGCAAGCGCCCCGAGCGGCCGTCGGCGACATAGAGCGAGCCGTCGGGGCCGAGGGCCAGGCCCCGCGGGTCCACCAGGGACTCCGCGAATCGCGTGAGGTGCGCATCCCCGTGCACCTTGACTATAGCGCGGGACCGGGGCGTGACGTAGAGCGACGCGAGCTGGTCCAGGACGAGACCGCGCGGATCCTGGAGACCGCCCGGGACGAAGTAGGTGGGCGGATCCAGGCGGCCGTCCGGGAGCAGCGGATAGCGCGCGATGACGCCCTGTGCCTGCCGCAGCCCCTCGACCCAGCGGGCTGCGGCAAAGAGCGCGGTGCCGTTCAGCGCCAGGGCCTCGAGCTGGTGGAGGCCGGTGGCAACCACCTCGAGCTGGCCCGTCGAGGGGTCCCGGCGGATGATGACCTTCGCCTCGGCCGTGATGTAGACGGTGCCATCGTGGCCTCTGGCAAGCCAGCGCGGCGTCCGCAATCCTCTGGCGAGAACCGACTGCGCTCCCCCGGGCGTCACGCGCAACACGCGTCCGGCGTCCTCCTCGGCGATCAGGAGATCCGCGCCGTCGAGCGCCAAGCCGGAGGGACGTCGCAGCCCGGCGGCAATGATGACCGCTGAACCCGCCGGATCTACCCTGAAGATCTCGCCGTGTCTCACATCTGACACATAGGCGGTGCCGTCGGACGCCACGGCCACGCCCAGGAGCTCGCCTTGAGTCTGCAGCAGCGACTCTACGACCGAGACGCCGCCCCGCACAGACGTCGTGAAGCGGATGTCCCTCCCAGACGGGTTCTTGAATTTCAGGACCAGGTTCTGCACGCGCCCGCCGGGGCCAAGGAACCCGTCCGGCAGCGGCACGCTCACGAACGGCAGGCCGTCGCCAGTCTGGCCGGAGGAATTGGCCAGGATCACGCCCGAGCTTACGCTCGTCAGCACGAGAGACAGCGGCTCGAGCAAGACATCCGACGAAATGTTAGTCAGCGTGCCCGAGGTGACGAAGACCTGCTCGGCGCGGTCGTGGCGGAAGCCGCCGAACTGAACCCGCACGCGGCTGTCGAGATTGACCTCCTGTGCGGAGAGCGAGGGCGGCCCGAGGATGGCAATGAGAACCACCCAGACACCCGCGAGCGCCCAACCGAGACCTGCGGAGCGATTCTCGGAACTGGCCATCTCCCCTCCCGCGGCGCGCGTATCGTTCGCACGCGCCGAACTGGAGGCTCACCGTAGGCCCGCTCCTGGCGTGTTTCAAGAGTGCTTGTTTCGATACAGGACCCTGTCACGAATGGAGGACACTCCCGCGCGCACGGGACATGAAAAGGGGGCGCCGGCGATGCCGGCGCCCCCGAGGTGAACCGCTGCGGGATCGGCTGCTACTGGTTCCGGCCGCGCATCGATGCCGGCTGGCCGGGCAGCTTGAGCGTCTTGCCGGTGTTGATGACGCGGATGCCCTTCTTCGTCTCCTCGACGCGGAGGATGGACACGTCGCTGTCCATGTAGTTGCCGACGAACAGGTACTTGCCGTCGGCGCTCCACACGGCCCCTTCGGGCAGGCCGCGCACCTCGACCTCGTCGAGCTTCGTCACCTTCTTGCCGTCGATCTTGAGGATGACCACGCTGCCGTTGCGGTTGTAGAGCCACGAGCTCCACGCCTGGTTGCTGCCGCGGAGCAGGATGGCCGCGGCCAGGTTGCCCTTGGGGCTGATGGCGAGACCCTCGGGCGCGTCGCCCACCACCACGCGGTCGATCACGCGGGGCGGGGTCGCCTCGAGGTCGATCACGCTGACCGTGTCCACGTTGCCGTCGGAGCCGCCGGCGAAGCCGTTGTCGGCTGTCAGCGCGATGCTGCCGTCGGGCACCACGTCCACGTTGTAGGGCCAGAGGCCCACGGCCATGTTGTGCTTGCTGTCGGTTACCTTCTGGCCGTCTACGTTCAGCACGGCGATCTTGTGGCCGGGGAACTTGGCGACCAGCGCCCGCTTGCCGTCGGGCGTGAAGACCACGTGCGCCACCTGCTCGCCCATGGGCACGGTGTCGATCAGCTTGACGTCCTTCCCGGAGATGGACAGCACACTGATCGAGTTGTCGGCGCGGTTGGCGACAAGCGCCAGGTTGCCGGCTTTATTAATGGATAGCCCCGAGGGCTGCTTGCCGACCTCGACCGTCCCGATGTGAGCGGGAGGGTTCGTCGTCAGGTCAATGACGTAGAGCTTGTTGTCCGGCACCGGCTTCCAGTCGTCGCCGTCCTTCTGCCAGTCCATCGAGTTGGCCACGATCGCCAGCTTCTGGTCGGGCGTGATGGCCAGGTTGGTCGGCGGGCCGACCACGGTGTTCATCAGCGGCAGGCTGCCGACGATCTTCGGCGCCTCAGGGTTGCTGATGTCCACGATGGCCACGGCGTCTTTCCCGGGGGGCCGGCGGATCTGTTTGCCGGTCTTGTCGAAGACGATCTTGTCGTCGATGC from Candidatus Rokuibacteriota bacterium includes the following:
- a CDS encoding carboxypeptidase-like regulatory domain-containing protein yields the protein MGWRSSASVCLLLGVAFSLAAGCGHLVYSSGPYSGQVVDAETGRPVAGAAVVAIWTREMPTGPEVAEGDWDVYETLSDGNGQFAIPHRTHFTPFGWILEPKLKVYYPAYTPGYAAYYGRDVPVVDRPPRDPRDRDRPETYVTIPLRRPTTRGARIHDADLPLGMEMVRWEQVPNLMRLINEERSQLGLQPFRKPGSQP
- a CDS encoding YncE family protein; translation: MRTAKTLALALSLVLAPLAAHAQLMIIGIDDKIVFDKTGKQIRRPPGKDAVAIVDISNPEAPKIVGSLPLMNTVVGPPTNLAITPDQKLAIVANSMDWQKDGDDWKPVPDNKLYVIDLTTNPPAHIGTVEVGKQPSGLSINKAGNLALVANRADNSISVLSISGKDVKLIDTVPMGEQVAHVVFTPDGKRALVAKFPGHKIAVLNVDGQKVTDSKHNMAVGLWPYNVDVVPDGSIALTADNGFAGGSDGNVDTVSVIDLEATPPRVIDRVVVGDAPEGLAISPKGNLAAAILLRGSNQAWSSWLYNRNGSVVILKIDGKKVTKLDEVEVRGLPEGAVWSADGKYLFVGNYMDSDVSILRVEETKKGIRVINTGKTLKLPGQPASMRGRNQ